In Thermococcus sp., the DNA window TATGAGTTTTCCCGCCAGCCACAGGAAAATTGCCGCTATGAAGAGCGCCACTAGAAAGGCCACTATTCCAACCGCACTCACTTGAAGCATGGGGTCGTGCATATAGCCGTACATGATATCACCGTTTCGATTACGATTCCAGAGTATTTAAAATTTCTAGGGTTGTTCCAAAAGGGTTTTAAGCCGCCCCTTCAATCCCCTGCGGAGGGAGGAAACGATGGAACTGCTGTGGCACGACCTCTGGGATTTCTTCTATTCATACTTCTGGCACCCGATGTTCACGCGGAGCGGCTACAATGCAGTTAACACTGTCGTTTATGCGCTCACTTTGGGAGTTGCCGCATTATATGCGTATCGTTACATAATCAAACCCCTCGGAATCAAAATCGACGAGCGCTTTCTTCTAGCGGTCACACCGATGATAGCCTTCGGGGCCACCCTACGCGCCCTCGTTGACGGCAAAGTCTTTCCAGAGAACCCTTGGATACTCACGCCCGGTATATTCATAACCGCGGCACTACTATTCGGCCCCGTTCTTGTTCTCGACGCCAAGCTGAAGAGATATCCAATCATAACCACCGCATGGGGAACCGCCCTGGCCATCTGGGCCAACTACCTCTTCGTGGTACACGCGGTGAACTGGCAGCCCTACGAACTCACGATACTCTATACCCTTGTAAGCTGGGCTGTCGTTCTAGCATTCTACAAGTGGAAGCCCTTCGATAGGTTCTACCTCTACGCCGTTTTAGCCCATATGTACGATATGGGTTCAACAGTGGTGGGAATTCATTACTACCACTACCATGAGGTTCACTGGCTTGAGCACTACCTGGTGCAGTGGTTCGGCCCCTTCGTTTACTATCCATGGATAACGTTCATCCTCGTAGTGACTTACTATATCATCAACGGCTACGTCAAGGACGAGAACGAGAGGCGCTTCTGGTATTTCATTGTCTACCTCCTTGGCCTAGGTCCAGCGATACGCGACCCGGCGCAGCTGGTGCTCCAGGTGTGAGGGTCCTTCCCTCCTCTATTTCTCTCTTTAGGGTCTTTGCCTCTTCCTCCGCTTTCCGAACGCGGAAGACCCCCGCTATCCTCTCCACCGCCTCAAGCTTTCTCACGATGCCGTCAAGCCACGTGAAAACATCACCGGGATAAACGATGAGGCCGTAGACCTTCCTGAATTGCTCTGCTATCCCTGTCGGATGCCTTCCGCTCCTCCTTAGCTCGATTATCATGTTGCTCACGCGCTCCATAGCATAGTCCGTGCAGTCCTCTTCACCGCACATGAAGAAGTCCTGGTAAAGGGTAAAGAGCCTCTCAGCCGCGTTGGGACTGACCTCGGGGATGACCTTGTCGAGTTCCTCCAAAATCGATGAGAAGCTCGGGGAGAAGACGTTTGCACTCAGCCTTCCCCTCACGGCTCTCTCAAGTTCCCTCTGAAGGGTTGCACTCATGTATAAGTTCTCAAAGGGAAGAAGCTTGACCGCTATCCACCTGGGCGGCTTTTTGCCGATGTTCTTCCTTATGAACTCTGCCTCTTTGGGGAGCAGAAAGCTCATGCTGACAGCCCTTCCATATGGGGTGACATCAACCAGGGGTTTCCTGAGTCTTACAAGCTCAAACTCCCCCAGCTTCTCCAAAACTCTCTCCGCGCTCTGGTTCGCCCCGAGACACCTAGACTGAACCTCTTCTATAGCATTTAGCCTGTTGAAGACGCAGGAGTGGGCCAGGACGTTGTCCTGTTCAAGTTCGTCGCTCCACTCAACGGCTACGGGTTCTACCGGTGCAGTTAGGAGTTTAAATGCCACCTCATCTTCTGAGCCATCCACCTGGGCAGAGTACTTCCTACCCGGCTCGACGATAAGGTAGACCCTCCCCTTTTCGTGGTAGAGGGGCCTCCCAGCCCTCCCAAGCATCTGGTGGAACTCCCTGACGGAGAGCCACTTGTTCCCCATCGCGAGACTTTCAAAGATTACCTGCGAGGCAGGGAAGTCAACTCCCGCCCCGAGGGCCGCGGTTGTGACAACAACGTCGAGCCTCTGAGCGAGAAACTCCATCTCTGTGAGCTTCCTCTGCTTGTAGGGCAAACCCGAATGATAGGGCTTTGCACGGAGGCCTTTGCTCGTGAGATAGGCGGCCAATTCGTGCGTCCTCTTCCTTGAGAAGGTGAAGACTATCGTCTGTCCTTTGTAACCCTGCTTGGACTTCCTCATTGTTTCGACCTTACAAAGAGCCGCTATGTGCCTCCGCTTCTCGCTCTCACTTCTGGCTATGATGATGTGTCTCTCCAGGTCAACGGGTCTTTCGTCGTAGGGGACGAGCTTTAGTCCAAGTTCTTTTGCCAGCTCCTCCGCGTTTCCGACGGTCGCGCTCAAACCTATAAACTGGGCAGTGGGGTAGAGTTTTCTCAAGCGAGCTATGAGGCCATCCAAGCGGGGACCGCGCTCCTCATCGTCGAGGGTGTGAATTTCGTCGATGACGATCGTCCCGACGTTTCCTATCCTCCTCCCAGCTCTAAGCAGGTAGTCTATCCCCTCGTAGGTTCCGACGATTATGTCGGCGTCTATGCCAGTATCAACGACCACCAGCTCGTCCCTCGTCTTTATCCTA includes these proteins:
- a CDS encoding DUF63 family protein — its product is MELLWHDLWDFFYSYFWHPMFTRSGYNAVNTVVYALTLGVAALYAYRYIIKPLGIKIDERFLLAVTPMIAFGATLRALVDGKVFPENPWILTPGIFITAALLFGPVLVLDAKLKRYPIITTAWGTALAIWANYLFVVHAVNWQPYELTILYTLVSWAVVLAFYKWKPFDRFYLYAVLAHMYDMGSTVVGIHYYHYHEVHWLEHYLVQWFGPFVYYPWITFILVVTYYIINGYVKDENERRFWYFIVYLLGLGPAIRDPAQLVLQV
- a CDS encoding DEAD/DEAH box helicase, producing MLFVIRPGRKKNELEAFFIENEPEKLTQMRNLKADAIYRFIMHEGRLFKVLEGSQYRNPKEMEKLLRQARIVLVNAEEWGDYFRRRLQNKRVEGAELCRLCLLEGKITVLTEGNRIRYHDEYICERCAEDELKRELRFRFKSTAMFDQARKLLERFRDMDKVLYAFDPRFDPTKHPEVTKWDELKAKHVKVEKLNIDELPIPEKFKGVLRAEGVKELLPVQSLAVKNGLLEGKNLLIVSATASGKTLIGELAGVPKAMKGQKMLFLVPLVALANQKYGDFKRRYSKLGLRVAIRVGMSRIKTRDELVVVDTGIDADIIVGTYEGIDYLLRAGRRIGNVGTIVIDEIHTLDDEERGPRLDGLIARLRKLYPTAQFIGLSATVGNAEELAKELGLKLVPYDERPVDLERHIIIARSESEKRRHIAALCKVETMRKSKQGYKGQTIVFTFSRKRTHELAAYLTSKGLRAKPYHSGLPYKQRKLTEMEFLAQRLDVVVTTAALGAGVDFPASQVIFESLAMGNKWLSVREFHQMLGRAGRPLYHEKGRVYLIVEPGRKYSAQVDGSEDEVAFKLLTAPVEPVAVEWSDELEQDNVLAHSCVFNRLNAIEEVQSRCLGANQSAERVLEKLGEFELVRLRKPLVDVTPYGRAVSMSFLLPKEAEFIRKNIGKKPPRWIAVKLLPFENLYMSATLQRELERAVRGRLSANVFSPSFSSILEELDKVIPEVSPNAAERLFTLYQDFFMCGEEDCTDYAMERVSNMIIELRRSGRHPTGIAEQFRKVYGLIVYPGDVFTWLDGIVRKLEAVERIAGVFRVRKAEEEAKTLKREIEEGRTLTPGAPAAPGRVSLDLGQGGRQ